In Primulina eburnea isolate SZY01 chromosome 3, ASM2296580v1, whole genome shotgun sequence, one DNA window encodes the following:
- the LOC140825537 gene encoding tyrosine-protein phosphatase RLPH2-like has product MADPISAPKQRVVCGIGDIHGYMDKLQNLWSNLEIAVGPSDFNTALIIFLGDYCDRGPDTQKVIDFLISLPTKYPNQTHVFLCGNHDLAFAAFLGVLPSPPDGSPFSETWKEYEMNEEKEGWYKGEGYENMHLQGRRWAGRMVGFNHVKKTEYKGSIYDAGPTFESYGVPHGSADLMKAVSEEHKKFLADLVWVHEEDNVYIQTEQGLQNCKLIAVHAGLEKGKRVVEQINHLKSKDTRIPKVEALSGRKNVWNIPEELTRIPTIVISGHHAKVHIEDFRLIIDEGGGIETNPVAAIVLPSKNLVRDSDKLVK; this is encoded by the exons ATGGCGGATCCCATTTCCGCACCAAAACAAAGAGTGGTCTGCGGCATCGGTGACATCCATGGATACATGGACAAGCTCCAGAACCTGTGGTCAAATCTCGAAATCGCCGTAGGCCCATCGGATTTCAACACAGCACTCATCATATTCTTGGGTGATTATTGCGACAGAGGCCCCGATACCCAGAAAGTGATCGATTTCTTGATTTCTTTGCCCACAAAATATCCCAATCAGACCCATGTCTTCCTCTGCGGCAATCATGACCTCGCATTTGCTGCATTTTTGGGGGTTCTGCCGAGCCCACCTGATGGGTCTCCATTTTCGGAGACGTGGAAAGAGTACGAGATGAATGAGGAAAAAGAAGGTTGGTATAAAGGGGAAGGTTATGAAAATATGCATTTGCAAGGGCGGAGGTGGGCTGGCAGGATGGTTGGGTTCAATCATGTCAAGAAGACCGAGTACAAGGGTTCAATTTACGATGCAGGTCCCACTTTTGAGTCGTATGGGGTTCCCCATGGCTCTGCTG ATTTAATGAAGGCAGTCTCGGAAGAACACAAGAAATTTCTTGCTGATTTGGTTTGGGTCCATGAAGAG GATAATGTCTATATCCAAACCGAACAAGGGTTGCAAAATTGTAAACTAATCGCTGTACACGCTGGCCTAGAGAAAGGTAAAAGAGTTGTAGAGCAGATAAATcatctcaagtccaaagacacGAGAATCCCCAAAGTTGAAGCTCTAAGTGGAAGAAAGAACGTCTGGAATATCCCCGAG GAATTGACTAGAATTCCTACTATTGTGATAAGTGGTCACCATGCAAAGGTTCATATTGAAGATTTCAGATTGATAATTGATGAAGGTGGCGGCATTGAAACTAATCCTGTGGCGGCAATTGTGCTTCCTTCGAAAAATTTGGTTCGAGACTCTGATAAATTGGTAAAATAG
- the LOC140828049 gene encoding ethylene-responsive transcription factor ERF024-like produces the protein MYPRSSEGGGSSISPTSEGEANIFSGRKTFRGVRRRKSSGKWVSEIREPRTPNRIWLGTFATAEMAAVAYDVASLALKGKEAELNFPNSAPFLPVPASTSPQDIQAAAASAAAAVAAAVDAISSGRNTFQTPPPVDEFVDEDLIFDMPNVLLNMAQGMLMSPPPPLCFDADENTQDDNLWNYP, from the coding sequence ATGTACCCACGATCAAGTGAAGGAGGCGGTAGCAGCATATCGCCAACATCTGAAGGAGAAGCGAACATCTTTTCCGGTAGAAAAACATTCCGCGGGGTGAGACGTAGAAAGAGCAGCGGAAAATGGGTTTCCGAAATCCGGGAGCCAAGAACACCAAACAGAATATGGCTTGGGACATTCGCCACCGCCGAAATGGCGGCTGTGGCCTATGATGTGGCTTCGCTTGCCCTTAAAGGCAAAGAAGCTGAACTCAACTTCCCAAACTCAGCTCCCTTTTTACCCGTCCCAGCTTCCACCTCCCCACAGGACATCCAGGCCGCCGCCGCCAGTGCCGCGGCGGCTGTGGCTGCAGCAGTGGATGCTATTAGCAGCGGCAGGAACACATTCCAAACACCACCTCCCGTGGATGAGTTTGTTGACGAAGATTTGATCTTTGATATGCCCAATGTCCTGTTAAATATGGCTCAGGGAATGCTAATGAGTCCTCCACCACCCCTTTGTTTCGATGCAGATGAAAATACACAAGATGATAACCTCTGGAACTATCCCTAA
- the LOC140825539 gene encoding uncharacterized protein, giving the protein MGPDDIVKASSSSCAEGEVDRVLPTSDPMPLPPLFSFSESPPLSSFLGVDSSQYEFTGVRSIEGSVMEDGTTGGFNLFESPQPLESLQGIPIPPFLSKTFELVDDPSLDAIISWGAKGDSFVVWDPVEFSRLILPRNFKHNNFSSFVRQLNTYGFRKIDTEKWEFTNEGFVRGKRHLLKNIHRRKSPQPSQQIGSSSFVAQNNTSQGVLEGEIGLLRRERSSMMMEVVELQQQQKGMIQNLEDINEKLKGAENRQKQMVAFLAKMFQNSTVLARLKQAKELSSVTSPRAMRKFVKHQQCDTSTSDSSPKGQMVKYKSELLDLPTAVTSDFFDPVSIEHLSHIPFQAEGDTEFFGARHVPLEMETIAQDESAMINELFLPPAQPAEVPVLASIDPLLKGKGTFTTWPQSNPDQNFVTYPKDFMKGKSILSEFSMPGAESSFKQENVWTTGFEATAGMSSSTAQSWSNPTNFDARAFGFSDDLLDTWDIESLEQGVESSPNDEKMDP; this is encoded by the exons ATGGGCCCTGATGATATTGTGAAAGCTTCTTCGTCTTCTTGTGCTGAGGGAGAAGTTGATCGTGTTCTTCCAACTTCTGATCCTATGCCACTCCCCCCTCTGTTTAGTTTTTCCGAATCGCCACCGCTTTCATCTTTCTTGGGCGTTGATTCTTCACAATATGAATTCACGGGCGTTCGTTCGATAGAAGGAAGTGTAATGGAAGACGGAACAACGGGTGGGTTTAATTTGTTCGAGTCGCCGCAGCCTTTGGAGTCCTTACAGGGGATTCCGATTCCTCCGTTTTTATCCAAGACATTCGAGTTGGTGGATGATCCTTCATTGGATGCCATCATTTCGTGGGGAGCAAAGGGTGATAGCTTCGTCGTATGGGATCCTGTGGAATTTTCGAGACTGATTTTGCCAAGAAATTTTAAGCACAACAACTTCTCGAGCTTTGTCCGCCAGCTCAATACATAT GGCTTTCGTAAAATCGATACAGAAAAGTGGGAGTTCACAAATGAAGGATTCGTGAGGGGGAAGAGGCATCTATTGAAAAATATCCACAGGCGTAAATCGCCTCAGCCATCTCAGCAAATAGGCAGCAGCTCCTTTGTAGCACAAAACAACACCAGCCAAGGTGTTTTAGAAGGCGAAATAGGACTTCTAAGGAGAGAGAGAAGTTCCATGATGATGGAGGTTGTTGAATTGCAGCAACAGCAGAAAGgtatgattcaaaatttggaAGACATTAATGAGAAGCTGAAAGGAGCAGAGAATCGGCAGAAGCAGATGGTGGCCTTCTTGGCTAAAATGTTCCAGAACTCGACTGTTTTGGCTCGTCTTAAGCAAGCAAAGGAGCTAAGCAGTGTCACTTCCCCAAGAGCAATGAGAAAATTTGTGAAACATCAGCAATGTGACACGAGTACTTCTGACTCATCCCCAAAGGGACAGATGGTTAAGTACAAATCTGAACTCCTTGATTTGCCTACCGCTGTAACATCAGACTTCTTCGACCCAGTTTCGATAGAACATCTCTCACATATTCCTTTCCAGGCAGAGGGCGACACCGAATTTTTTGGTGCCAGACATGTGCCTTTAGAGATGGAAACCATTGCTCAAGATGAGTCGGCAATGATAAATGAGCTGTTCCTCCCACCAGCTCAGCCTGCAGAAGTTCCAGTTCTTGCAAGTATCGATCCACTCCTTAAAGGAAAGGGCACATTCACAACTTGGCCACAATCCAATCCTGATCAGAATTTTGTCACTTACCCCAAAGATTTTATGAAAGGGAAGAGTATATTATCCGAATTCTCAATGCCAGGAGCCGAAAGTAGCTTCAAACAAGAAAATGTGTGGACCACGGGCTTCGAAGCCACTGCCGGTATGTCTAGTTCCACCGCACAGTCCTGGAGCAACCCTACCAATTTTGATGCTCGGGCGTTTGGTTTTAGTGATGACTTATTAGATACTTGGGACATAGAGTCACTGGAGCAAGGAGTCGAGAGTTCGCCAAATGATGAGAAAATGGATCCATGA
- the LOC140825540 gene encoding protein ROS1A-like: MDLRRENMAPELKDVQNTSWIPTTPAKPDSTTQQPICSDGNEKDIVYSSQLDPERYSQFKLDNHANWFETGRLLNNLPQETQCLAIPTCYDLTNSVNVHWVSNTLQASQHTNSQVHGENSCINDKFSIDNDIWNNLSFGNLLAVANAVGTPTSVENVVTRTDSAATSGSLATSFPPQINLSSGNLSPENLRSIPGAKSIVELNSLPQMLTGECSTMTMCNLHSPTRTNTDSATVKSVFSPFEPSTPEKPGKAGWWQESKMPYLSKGEMHIEEDAQVNRILSDEVMELQAENKQSQLCATNSTQLPENHKPDKEGAEETDLRKTPLLKPRKKRIRPKVLVEGQPKKTPKPNTKNPAFSSGTTKVKREYVRRKGANNLNNTPLEGRKSETDSNKSPPKPSTESPVFSLGTTKVKRKYVRKKGVDHLNNTSPEGVKSDTDSNKSRPNSKDTPVEKRNYVRKKGINKPEATTLDERSIDAANRKFVRLTRSSCKRSLNFDLESQEKDEGSSYVPSSNRDIESQEENLNADHFKATMQCRQGMEVVMGKTDMGATYESSCFANQVLKDFRSKPERHLPNPLPHTKMDPLQDDYTLTDERVATRGKCQIVFSDVTHDKEETAVQVTVNPYCQLTPNISNDSNCSNRKCLNTERSTRTIKRQRVDTAVRAEICSTNATEIFYNSLQTCSYSLTQNSEKNDGSPSMHFPVFYNNPRTDTEHNTSTCSLQSTMTASSNHENLEKCPLRVTTAAVKEQSSRCNYNGFNNLTGSPLPTKFSYVSTIDAITEQLNKLDLKTESNQVSARDQSAIMTSHMYYQEQHAHALVPYQRGGAVIPFANSFDQVKKRRPRPKVELDDETIRVWQLLLENINSEGVDGNDEEKKKWWEEERRVFSGRADSFIARMHLVQGDRRFSPWKGSVLDSVIGVFLTQNVSDHLSSSAFMSLVAKFPLKSETNSNELNEERVDTNAMEPEKYVLSPNETSEVNGEVLNEEAYGEDSVILHEFEGNKIKAVIRAGSSGNNFDGIIPEDSFGGQQADMSKHGPFVPHTSLNNKMSSIESKRDIVGALTSQSSVTSSHSSTDSPIAQTTERTSLLNAIEEVTTAAVVPNKLNNPTFIQLLQMAESNLVFKEARNLFDISGHVQQDSLSFASQKEFQSDDWTSPTKSVNSCGGSTLHLVPTPGAQQSECYGVSKLYSAESGQRLSPAGSRVSTSSKSEFQNLIKKFTGDSSKKGPKLCSPNAQSSSNDHNGIYKKISENQKGPDATEIPFQENNCNTEASNNQIYPQYLMNATGSSSHTENSNTSKSMEGHLTMNYPDNRPSNKDHVPKKKGGRIGKEKEDPIDWDRLRKQAQACGRKREKTPNTMDSADWEAVRCADVNEIAHAIRERGMNNRLAERIQDFLNRLVREHGSLDLEWLRDVPPDKAKEYLLSVKGLGLKSVECVRLLTLHHLAFPVDTNVGRIAVRLGWVPLQPLPESLQLHLLELYPIMESIQKYLWPRLCKLDQRILYELHYQMITFGKVFCTKSKPNCNACPMRGECRHFASAFASARLALPAPEEKSITLATENKEANQNPAKDMNLLQLPSPQPNKIVAEYEVRNSQPIIEEPTTPEPTVEAPATPEPSNNQVPECDIESSFCEDPDEIPTIQLNMEEFTHNLLKIMSQNAEILEGETSKAIVALTPEAALIPFPKLKNVSQLRTEHQVYELPDSHPLLEGMDRREADDPCPYLLAIWTPGETVNSIEPPERRCSSQEPQKLCNDETCLSCNSVREANSSTVRGTLLIPCRTAMRGSFPLNGTYFQVNEVFSDHESSLHPMNIPRKWLWNLPRRTVYFGTSIPTIFKGLSTEDIQYCFWRGFVCVRGFDRKTRAPRPLIARLHFPVSKLAKRRGETGQN; the protein is encoded by the exons ATGGATCTGAGAAGAGAAAATATGGCTCCAGAATTAAAAGATGTCCAGAATACTTCTTGGATTCCTACAACCCCAGCAAAGCCCGATTCGACAACACAGCAGCCTATCTGCTCAGATGGGAATGAAAAAGACATTGTTTATTCTAGTCAGTTGGATCCAGAACGGTACTCCCAGTTCAAACTGGATAATCACGCAAATTGGTTTGAAACAGGGAGATTATTGAATAATCTTCCACAAGAAACTCAATGCTTGGCGATACCTACATGTTACGATTTAACGAATTCAGTTAATGTACACTGGGTTTCCAACACTTTGCAAGCAAGTCAACACACAAATTCACAAGTTCATGGAGAGAATTCATGTATAAATGACAAATTTTCTATAGATAATGACATATGGAACAATCTGTCGTTTGGAAATCTTTTAGCTGTAGCAAATGCAGTAGGAACCCCAACATCAGTTGAGAATGTGGTTACAAGGACAGATTCTGCTGCTACAAGTGGTTCTTTAGCTACCTCTTTTCCCCCCCAAATTAATTTGAGCTCTGGAAATTTGTCTCCAGAAAACCTTCGTAGTATACCTGGAGCAAAATCCATAGTAGAACTCAACAGCCTGCCACAAATGTTAACAG GGGAATGTTCCACCATGACAATGTGTAATCTTCACTCACCAACCAGGACAAATACAGATTCAGCTACCGTCAAGAGCGTATTTTCCCCATTTGAACCCTCGACGCCAGAGAAGCCCGGTAAAGCAGGGTGGTGGCAGGAATCTAAAATGCCATATTTGAGCAAAGGTGAAATGCACATAGAAGAAGATGCACAAGTCAACAGGATCTTGAGTGACGAAGTGATGGAACTTCAAGCAGAGAACAAACAATCTCAGTTATGTGCAACTAATTCTACACAACTACCAGAGAATCACAAGCCTGACAAGGAAGGGGCAGAAGAAACTGACTTGAGGAAAACACCTCTTCTGAAACCAAGAAAGAAAAGGATCAGGCCCAAAGTATTAGTAGAAGGCCAGCCCAAAAAAACTCCCAAACCAAACACCAAAAACCCAGCTTTTTCTTCAGGCACCACGAAGGTCAAGAGAGAGTATGTTCGAAGAAAAGGAGCCAACAACCTGAATAATACTCCCCTGGAAGGAAGGAAAAGTGAAACTGACTCAAACAAAAGTCCTCCCAAACCAAGTACCGAGAGCCCAGTTTTCTCCTTGGGCACCACGAAGGTGAAGAGAAAATATGTTCGAAAAAAAGGAGTCGATCATCTTAATAATACTTCTCCAGAAGGGGTGAAAAGTGACACTGATTCAAACAAAAGTCGTCCTAATTCTAAGGATACCCCAGTAGAAAAGAGGAACTATGTGAGAAAAAAGGGAATCAACAAGCCTGAAGCTACCACATTAGATGAGAGAAGTATCGATGCAGCCAACAGAAAATTTGTCCGGCTTACCAGAAGTTCCTGCAAAAGATCTTTAAATTTTGATTTGGAAAGCCAAGAGAAAGACGAAGGTTCCTCATATGTCCCATCTTCAAATCGAGACATTGAATCACAAGAAGAGAACCTCAATGCAGATCATTTTAAAGCAACTATGCAATGTAGACAGGGGATGGAGGTAGTGATGGGGAAAACTGATATGGGTGCTACCTACGAGTCTTCATGCTTCGCGAATCAAGTTTTGAAAGATTTCCGGTCAAAACCAGAAAGACATTTACCAAACCCTTTGCCTCATACAAAGATGGATCCACTGCAGGATGATTACACTCTCACTGATGAACGTGTAGCTACAAGAGGAAAATGCCAGATAGTATTCTCTGACGTAACACATGACAAAGAAGAAACTGCTGTTCAAGTGACAGTAAATCCTTATTGCCAGTTGACACCTAACATTTCTAATGATTCCAACTGCAGCAACAGAAAATGCTTGAATACAGAAAGAAGTACAAGAACCATTAAGAGACAGCGAGTAGATACTGCTGTAAGAGCTGAAATCTGCAGCACAAATGCAACTGAGATATTTTACAATTCCTTGCAGACATGCAGTTATTCGTTGACACAAAACTCCGAAAAGAATGATGGCTCACCTAGCATGCATTTTCCAGTATTTTACAATAATCCGAGGACCGATACGGAACACAATACATCAACATGCAGTTTGCAGTCCACTATGACGGCCTCAAGCAATCATGAGAATCTTGAAAAATGCCCTTTAAGAGTTACCACCGCGGCAGTGAAGGAACAGTCAAGTAGGTGTAACTACAATGGATTCAACAATTTGACGG GTTCGCCACTGCCTACGAAATTTAGTTATGTGTCTACAATTGATGCAATAACTGAGCAACTTAATAAACTTGATCTGAAAACAGAGAGCAACCAAGTATCAGCTCGAGATCAAAGTGCGATTATGACATCCCATATGTATTATCAAGAGCAACATGCCCATGCCCTTGTTCCATATCAAAGAGGTGGAGCTGTAATCCCTTTTGCTAATTCATTTGATCAAGTTAAAAAAAGACGACCACGCCCGAAAGTTGAACTTGATGATGAGACAATTCGAGTGTGGCAACTTCTATTAGAAAATATAAATAGTGAAGGCGTTGATGGAAACGatgaagagaaaaaaaaatggtGGGAAGAAGAACGAAGAGTGTTCAGTGGAAGAGCAGACTCCTTTATTGCACGCATGCATCTTGTCCAAG GAGACAGGCGCTTTTCGCCATGGAAAGGATCAGTACTAGACTCCGTGATTGGCGTATTCCTCACTCAGAATGTTTCAGATCACCTTTCCAG CTCTGCCTTTATGTCTCTTGTTGCGAAATTTCCCCTCAAGTCAGAGACCAACTCTAATGAATTAAACGAAGAGAGAGTGGATACAAACGCTATGGAGCCTGAAAAATATGTGTTGAGCCCCAATGAAACTTCTGAAGTGAACGGAGAGGTGTTAAACGAGGAAGCCTATGGTGAGGATTCTGTGATACTTCACGAATTTGAAGGCAATAAAATCAAAGCAGTGATTAGAGCCGGGTCCTCAGGTAACAATTTTGATGGAATTATACCTGAAGATAGCTTTGGAGGCCAACAAGCAGATATGTCCAAACATGGCCCGTTTGTTCCCCACACATCCTTGAACAATAAGATGAGTTCAATTGAGAGTAAGAGGGACATAGTTGGCGCACTTACTTCTCAGAGTTCTGTGACTTCTTCTCACAGCTCTACAGATTCCCCAATAGCTCAAACCACAGAAAGAACTTCCTTACTGAACGCCATAGAGGAAGTGACAACAGCTGCGGTTGTGCCAAATAAGCTCAATAATCCTACTTTCATACAACTTCTGCAGATGGCTGAATCAAACTTAGTTTTTAAAGAAGCCAGAAatttgtttgatatcagtgGGCACGTGCAACAAGATAGCTTGTCTTTTGCCTCACAAAAAGAATTCCAAAGTGACGATTGGACGTCCCCCACAAAATCTGTTAATTCATGTGGTGGTTCTACTTTGCATCTAGTACCCACTCCAGGAGCACAACAATCAGAATGCTATGGTGTATCGAAGCTGTACAGTGCTGAAAGCGGACAAAGACTTTCCCCTGCAGGAAGCCGAGTGTCAACATCATCAAAATCTGAATTCCAGAACTTGATTAAAAAATTCACAGGTGATAGCTCCAAAAAGGGACCAAAGTTATGCAGTCCAAATGCTCAGTCAAGCAGCAATGATCACAATGGGatctataaaaaaataagtGAAAACCAAAAGGGCCCAGATGCAACAGAGATACCATTTCAAGAAAATAACTGTAATACAGAGGCATCAAACAATCAAATATATCCTCAATATTTGATGAATGCCACAGGTAGTAGCAGCCACACAGAAAATTCAAATACTTCTAAGAGCATGGAGGGTCACCTAACTATGAATTACCCTGATAATCGTCCTAGCAATAAGGATCATGTACCCAAGAAGAAGGGAGGACGAATTGGAAAAGAGAAAGAAGACCCAATTGATTGGGATAGATTGAGAAAACAGGCCCAGGCATGTGGGAGAAAGAGAGAGAAAACACCCAACACCATGGACTCGGCGGACTGGGAAGCTGTAAGATGTGCAGATGTTAACGAGATTGCACATGCTATTCGAGAAAGGGGTATGAACAATAGACTAGCAGAGAGAATCCAG GACTTCCTCAACCGACTTGTTAGAGAACATGGAAGCCTTGATCTGGAATGGCTGAGAGATGTTCCACCAGATAAAGCAAA AGAATATCTATTGAGCGTGAAGGGTTTGGGTTTGAAGAGCGTGGAGTGTGTGCGGCTGTTGACACTTCATCACCTTGCCTTTCCG GTTGACACAAATGTTGGGCGTATAGCAGTGCGATTAGGATGGGTACCTCTTCAGCCGTTGCCTGAATCACTTCAGCTACATCTACTGGAACT GTACCCAATAATGGAGTCAATTCAGAAATATCTGTGGCCTAGGCTTTGCAAGCTTGATCAAAGAATATT ATATGAGCTGCATTATCAAATGATTACTTTTGGAAAG GTATTTTGCACGAAAAGCAAACCAAATTGCAACGCGTGTCCAATGAGAGGAGAGTGCAGACATTTTGCAAGCGCATTTGCAAG TGCAAGACTCGCTCTTCCAGCACCGGAGGAGAAAAGCATCACACTTGCAACAGAAAACAAAGAAGCTAATCAAAATCCAGCCAAAGATATGAATTTATTGCAGCTGCCTTCACCACAACCCAATAAAATAGTTGCTGAATATGAAGTAAGAAACTCTCAACCGATTATTGAAGAGCCAACTACGCCAGAGCCCACTGTTGAAGCCCCTGCCACACCAGAACCAAGCAATAACCAAGTTCCAGAATGCGACATAGAGAGCAGTTTCTGTGAAGATCCTGATGAAATCCCTACCATCCAACTCAATATGGAAGAATTTACTCATAACTTACTGAAGATCATGAGTCAGAATGCAGAAATTCTGGAAGGAGAAACATCAAAGGCCATAGTAGCTTTGACTCCAGAAGCTGCTTTGATCCCTTTTCCTAAACTAAAAAACGTGAGCCAGCTCAGGACAGAGCATCAAGT ATATGAGCTACCAGATTCACATCCTCTGCTAGAAGGG ATGGACAGACGAGAAGCAGATGATCCCTGCCCATACCTACTTGCCATATGGACGCCAG GCGAAACTGTGAACTCTATTGAGCCACCTGAAAGACGGTGTAGCTCCCAAGAGCCCCAGAAATTATGCAATGATGAAACTTGTTTATCATGCAACAGTGTCCGTGAAGCAAATTCCTCAACTGTGAGGGGAACTCTTTTG ATACCTTGTAGAACAGCTATGAGAGGAAGCTTTCCTCTTAACGGCACATATTTCCAAGTTAATGAG GTGTTCTCTGACCATGAGAGTAGTCTTCATCCCATGAATATTCCACGAAAGTGGCTATGGAACTTACCGCGGAGAACAGTGTATTTTGGAACGTCTATACCAACAATATTTAAAG GGCTATCGACTGAAGATATCCAGTATTGCTTTTGGAGAG GGTTTGTTTGTGTCAGGGGATTTGATAGGAAAACACGAGCACCGCGCCCTCTCATTGCCAGATTGCACTTTCCTGTTAGCAAGTTAGCCAAACGGAGAGGAGAAACAGGACAAAATTAG